The Pseudomonas azotoformans genome has a segment encoding these proteins:
- a CDS encoding flavin-containing monooxygenase, with translation MTEAITKTDTLVVGAGQAGVAMSEHLSKQGVPHLVLERSRIAERWRTGRWDSLVANGPAWHDRFPGLEFDTVAADGFAPKERVADYFEAYARKFNAPIRTGVEVLSVVRNVGRPGFTVHTSEGVIEANRVVAATGPFQKPVIPAIAPKDTALHQIHSADYRNPTQLPAGAVLVVGAGSSGVQIADELQRAGRQVYLSVGAHDRPPRAYRNRDFCWWLGVLGEWDQAAMKPGREHVTIAVSGAHGGKTIDFRELAQQGMTLVGLTQAFNGSVASFQPNLVENLARGDENYLALLDAADAYIERNGVDLPLEPEARRVFPDADCIKNPILELDLAQAGVTSIIWATGFAVDYSWLKVAAFDEAGKPQHQRGVSSEAGIYFLGLPWQSRRGSSFIWGVWHDAKYVADHIAIQRQYLEYREAAPVVRPSPVSA, from the coding sequence ATGACTGAAGCAATAACAAAAACAGACACGCTGGTGGTGGGCGCCGGCCAAGCTGGCGTGGCCATGAGCGAGCATTTGAGCAAGCAAGGTGTGCCCCACCTGGTGCTGGAGCGCAGCCGTATTGCCGAGCGCTGGCGCACCGGGCGTTGGGATTCGCTGGTGGCCAATGGCCCGGCCTGGCATGACCGCTTTCCGGGGTTGGAATTCGACACGGTCGCTGCGGATGGGTTTGCGCCGAAAGAGCGTGTGGCGGATTACTTTGAGGCCTATGCCCGCAAGTTCAACGCGCCGATCCGTACCGGTGTGGAGGTGTTGTCCGTGGTGCGTAATGTCGGTCGCCCTGGCTTTACCGTGCACACCAGCGAAGGCGTGATCGAGGCCAACCGTGTGGTCGCCGCTACCGGGCCGTTCCAGAAACCGGTGATTCCGGCCATCGCGCCGAAAGACACTGCGTTGCACCAGATCCATTCCGCTGACTATCGCAACCCCACACAACTGCCGGCCGGCGCCGTGCTGGTGGTGGGCGCGGGTTCCTCCGGCGTGCAGATCGCCGATGAATTGCAGCGCGCCGGGCGCCAGGTGTACCTCTCGGTCGGTGCCCATGACCGCCCGCCTCGCGCCTATCGCAACCGCGACTTCTGCTGGTGGCTGGGGGTGCTGGGCGAGTGGGACCAGGCCGCGATGAAACCCGGCCGCGAGCACGTGACCATCGCGGTCAGCGGTGCACACGGCGGCAAGACCATCGACTTCCGTGAGCTGGCGCAGCAAGGCATGACCCTGGTCGGCCTCACGCAAGCGTTCAACGGCAGTGTCGCCAGCTTCCAGCCGAACCTGGTAGAAAACCTGGCACGCGGCGATGAAAACTACCTGGCCCTGTTGGATGCGGCCGACGCCTATATCGAGCGCAATGGCGTTGACCTGCCGCTGGAGCCCGAGGCCCGTCGCGTGTTTCCCGATGCGGACTGCATCAAAAATCCGATCCTGGAACTGGACCTTGCCCAGGCCGGCGTCACCTCGATCATCTGGGCCACCGGGTTTGCCGTGGACTACAGCTGGTTGAAGGTCGCCGCCTTCGACGAAGCCGGCAAGCCCCAGCATCAGCGTGGCGTGTCCAGCGAAGCGGGGATCTACTTCCTCGGCTTGCCGTGGCAATCGCGCCGGGGTTCGTCGTTTATCTGGGGCGTTTGGCATGACGCCAAGTATGTGGCCGACCACATCGCGATCCAGCGTCAATACCTTGAATACCGCGAAGCCGCCCCGGTGGTTCGTCCGTCCCCTGTCAGCGCCTGA
- a CDS encoding RidA family protein produces MPTHTRIRMFNTKETYPNQSLDNDLCQAVRAGNTVYVRGQVGTDFEGNLIGLGDPRAQTEQAMKNVKQLLEEAGSDLSHIVKTTTYLIDPRYREPVYQEVGKWLKGVFPISTGLVVSALGQPQWLMEIDVIAVIPE; encoded by the coding sequence ATGCCTACTCACACTCGCATCCGCATGTTCAACACCAAGGAAACCTACCCTAACCAGAGCCTGGACAACGACCTGTGCCAGGCCGTGCGCGCCGGCAATACCGTGTACGTGCGCGGCCAGGTGGGCACGGATTTCGAGGGCAATCTGATCGGCCTTGGCGACCCGCGCGCCCAGACTGAGCAAGCCATGAAAAACGTCAAGCAACTGCTGGAAGAGGCCGGCAGCGACCTGTCGCACATCGTCAAGACCACCACCTACCTGATCGACCCGCGCTACCGCGAACCGGTGTACCAGGAAGTGGGCAAATGGCTCAAGGGCGTGTTCCCGATTTCCACAGGGCTGGTGGTGTCGGCCCTCGGCCAGCCACAGTGGTTGATGGAAATTGATGTGATCGCCGTTATTCCCGAGTAA
- a CDS encoding DUF1028 domain-containing protein — translation MTFSIVGRCAETGQLGIAISSSSIAVGARCPWLRPGVGAVSTQNITLPALGPDVLDLLEQGLAPADAIDKALTRNGYSQYRQLTAIDHLGRSVHFSGSETLGTHNAVSGEQCVAAGNMLADRAVIEAMVTAFEQGEGQLADRLLAAMHAAIAAGGEAGPVHSAALVVVGELTWPIINLRVDWADEQPILELQKLWEAYRPQVQDYIDRALAPDRSPGYGVAGDDR, via the coding sequence ATGACTTTTTCAATCGTCGGCCGTTGCGCCGAAACCGGCCAGCTGGGCATTGCCATCAGCTCATCGAGCATTGCCGTGGGTGCCCGTTGCCCATGGCTGCGGCCCGGTGTGGGCGCGGTGTCGACCCAGAACATCACCCTCCCGGCCCTGGGCCCGGACGTGCTGGACCTGTTGGAACAAGGCCTCGCCCCTGCCGACGCGATCGACAAGGCCCTGACGCGCAACGGCTACAGCCAGTACCGGCAACTGACGGCGATTGATCACCTGGGCCGTAGCGTGCATTTCAGCGGCAGCGAAACCCTCGGTACCCACAACGCTGTGTCGGGAGAACAGTGTGTGGCGGCGGGCAACATGCTCGCCGACCGCGCGGTGATCGAAGCGATGGTCACGGCCTTTGAGCAAGGCGAAGGCCAGTTAGCCGATCGCCTGCTGGCGGCGATGCACGCCGCCATCGCCGCCGGTGGCGAAGCCGGCCCGGTGCACTCCGCCGCGCTGGTGGTGGTGGGCGAACTGACTTGGCCGATCATCAACTTGCGCGTGGATTGGGCTGACGAACAGCCGATCCTTGAACTGCAAAAGCTCTGGGAGGCCTATCGCCCGCAAGTGCAGGACTACATCGACCGCGCCCTCGCCCCGGACCGTTCCCCCGGCTACGGCGTGGCCGGAGACGACCGATGA
- the argE gene encoding acetylornithine deacetylase yields MSASRELLQTLVGFDTTSRESNLQLIEFVRDYLAGFGVSSQLVYNEERSKANLFASVGPVELPGIVLSGHTDVVPVDGQPWTVPPFELTERDGKLFGRGTADMKGYIACVLALVPALVAAPLRMPVHIALSYDEEVGCLGVRSLLKVLEERPVKPMLCIIGEPTELKPVLGHKGKLAMRCDVHGEACHSAYAPYGVNAIEHAAELIGELGRIGQRLRQTQDARFDPPFSTVQTGVISGGKALNIVPADCRFDFEVRALPSQDPAKVADELKAYAEQQVLPRMQAVSAQSAIRFTELSAYPGLVTDERSQAAELIAAFSGSREFGTVAFGTEGGLFDAVGIPTVVCGPGSMDQGHKPDEFVKVEQLLGCDAMLGRMLDSIRA; encoded by the coding sequence ATGAGCGCCAGCCGCGAACTGCTGCAGACGCTGGTGGGGTTCGATACCACCAGCCGCGAATCCAACCTGCAACTGATCGAGTTTGTACGCGATTACCTGGCCGGTTTCGGGGTATCCAGCCAATTGGTCTACAACGAAGAGCGCAGCAAGGCTAACCTGTTTGCCAGCGTTGGCCCGGTTGAGTTGCCGGGGATCGTGCTGTCGGGGCACACCGATGTGGTGCCGGTGGACGGCCAGCCATGGACCGTGCCGCCGTTCGAATTGACCGAACGCGACGGCAAGCTCTTCGGCCGCGGCACCGCCGACATGAAGGGCTATATCGCCTGTGTATTGGCGCTGGTGCCAGCGTTGGTCGCGGCGCCGTTGCGGATGCCGGTACATATCGCCCTGTCCTATGATGAGGAAGTCGGTTGCCTGGGCGTGCGTTCGTTGCTCAAGGTGCTGGAAGAACGGCCAGTGAAACCCATGCTGTGCATCATCGGCGAACCGACCGAACTCAAGCCGGTACTCGGCCACAAGGGCAAGTTGGCCATGCGCTGCGATGTGCACGGCGAGGCGTGTCATTCGGCCTATGCGCCATATGGGGTGAATGCGATTGAGCATGCCGCCGAGTTGATTGGTGAACTCGGGCGGATCGGCCAGCGCCTGCGGCAGACCCAGGATGCACGGTTTGATCCGCCGTTCAGCACGGTGCAAACCGGCGTGATCAGCGGTGGCAAGGCCCTGAACATCGTACCGGCGGATTGCCGGTTTGATTTTGAGGTGCGTGCGTTGCCGTCGCAGGATCCGGCCAAGGTCGCGGATGAACTGAAGGCCTACGCCGAGCAGCAGGTGTTGCCGCGCATGCAGGCGGTGAGCGCGCAAAGTGCGATTCGCTTTACCGAGCTGTCGGCCTACCCAGGTTTGGTCACCGATGAGCGCAGCCAGGCAGCAGAGTTGATCGCGGCGTTTTCCGGCTCGCGGGAGTTCGGCACGGTGGCGTTTGGCACTGAAGGCGGGCTGTTTGATGCGGTGGGCATTCCCACGGTGGTGTGCGGGCCGGGGAGCATGGACCAGGGGCATAAGCCGGATGAGTTTGTGAAGGTGGAGCAATTGCTGGGGTGTGATGCGATGCTGGGGCGGATGCTGGATTCTATTCGCGCTTGA
- a CDS encoding LysR substrate-binding domain-containing protein: protein MAAYNLRQLRYFVTTAECGSVAEASRKLYIAQPSVSTAIKQLEDSFGVQLFIRHHAQGVSLTPSGARFYRKALELLRVAHEFEQNALADNDVVAGQIDIGCFETVAPLYLPRLIAGFKARWPGVEIRIRDGEQQELVQALTAGSIDVAMLFEHDLGATIETTPLMPPQQPYALLPADHRFAQQAKVSLADLVLEPMILLDVLPSRTYFVSIFEERGLTPNIVFSSPSIEMVRGMVGRGFGFSILVTKPFTEYTYDGQKVVCVPLAETVTGSGLSAVWLRRAPLTKPVQLFVDYCREELARLLG from the coding sequence ATGGCTGCGTATAACCTGCGCCAACTCAGATATTTCGTCACCACGGCCGAATGCGGCAGCGTCGCCGAGGCCTCGCGCAAGCTGTATATCGCGCAGCCGTCGGTGTCCACGGCGATCAAGCAGCTGGAAGACAGCTTTGGCGTGCAGCTGTTTATCCGTCATCACGCCCAGGGGGTGTCACTGACGCCCAGCGGCGCACGCTTCTATCGCAAGGCCCTGGAGCTGCTGCGCGTGGCCCATGAGTTCGAACAGAACGCCCTGGCGGACAATGACGTGGTGGCGGGGCAGATCGATATCGGCTGCTTTGAAACCGTGGCGCCGTTGTACCTGCCGCGTCTGATCGCGGGTTTCAAGGCACGTTGGCCGGGGGTGGAGATCCGCATACGTGATGGCGAGCAGCAAGAGCTGGTGCAGGCGCTGACGGCGGGCAGCATTGACGTGGCGATGCTGTTCGAGCACGACCTGGGCGCGACCATCGAGACCACGCCGTTGATGCCGCCGCAGCAGCCGTATGCGCTGTTGCCGGCCGATCATCGTTTTGCGCAGCAGGCCAAGGTGTCGCTGGCGGACCTGGTGCTGGAACCGATGATCTTGCTGGACGTGCTGCCGAGCCGCACCTACTTTGTCAGCATCTTCGAAGAGCGTGGATTGACGCCGAATATCGTGTTCAGCTCGCCATCGATCGAGATGGTGCGGGGGATGGTGGGGCGGGGGTTCGGGTTTTCGATCCTGGTGACCAAGCCGTTCACCGAGTACACCTATGATGGGCAGAAGGTGGTGTGCGTGCCGTTGGCGGAGACGGTGACCGGCTCAGGCTTGTCAGCGGTCTGGTTGCGCCGCGCACCGTTGACCAAGCCGGTGCAGCTCTTTGTCGACTACTGCCGCGAGGAACTTGCCCGACTCTTGGGTTGA
- a CDS encoding purine-cytosine permease family protein, with protein MVTTATSSAPLIEKHTIGYVPPEDRHGKVRDLFTLWFGGNIAPLPIVTGALGVQLFHLNLVWGIIAILIGHLVGGVLMALHSAQGPQMGIPQMIQSRAQFGSLGALLVVVIAGVMYIGFFASNIVLAGKSLHGVVDAVPVPVGIVIGAIGSGIIGIIGYRFIHVLNRIGTWVLGAGIVLGFGYIFTHVQTTDFLTRGSFNIAGVLATVSLAALWQIAFAPYVSDYSRYLPADVPVASTFWTTYLGSALGSSLSFIFGAVAVLATPVGMDTMDAVKLATGAIGPLMLVLFLLSVISHNALNLYGAVLSIITLVQTFAYRWIPTAKSRALISILVLAACAIAAVFASKDFIGHFVDMVLVLLVVLVPWTAINLIDFYAIHKGKYDIASIFRVDGGIYGRYNPQALLAYAVGIVVQIPFMNTPLYVGPISEHINGADLSWVVGLVVTSPLYFWLASRDSAYKRRMDGGKLVGGV; from the coding sequence ATGGTCACCACTGCAACATCCTCCGCCCCGCTTATCGAAAAACACACGATTGGATACGTGCCCCCGGAAGATCGCCATGGAAAGGTAAGAGACCTGTTCACCCTGTGGTTCGGCGGCAATATCGCGCCGCTGCCGATCGTCACGGGTGCGCTGGGTGTGCAACTGTTTCACCTCAACTTGGTATGGGGCATCATCGCCATCCTCATCGGCCACCTGGTCGGCGGCGTGCTGATGGCGCTGCACTCGGCCCAGGGCCCGCAAATGGGCATCCCGCAAATGATCCAGAGCCGCGCCCAGTTCGGCTCCCTCGGCGCACTGTTGGTGGTGGTGATCGCCGGCGTGATGTACATCGGTTTCTTCGCCTCCAACATCGTGCTCGCGGGCAAATCCCTGCACGGCGTGGTTGACGCGGTACCGGTGCCGGTGGGCATTGTGATCGGCGCCATCGGCTCCGGGATTATCGGCATCATCGGCTACCGCTTCATCCATGTGCTCAACCGCATCGGTACCTGGGTGCTCGGCGCCGGTATCGTGCTGGGCTTCGGCTACATCTTCACCCATGTGCAGACCACGGATTTTCTGACACGCGGCAGCTTCAACATCGCAGGTGTGCTGGCGACCGTGTCCCTGGCGGCCCTGTGGCAAATCGCATTTGCCCCCTACGTGTCGGACTACTCGCGCTACCTGCCCGCCGACGTACCGGTAGCCTCCACTTTTTGGACCACCTACCTCGGCTCGGCACTGGGTTCCAGCCTGTCGTTCATCTTCGGCGCGGTCGCCGTGCTGGCGACGCCGGTGGGCATGGACACCATGGACGCAGTCAAACTCGCCACCGGCGCTATCGGGCCGTTGATGCTGGTGTTGTTCCTGCTCAGCGTGATCAGCCATAACGCCCTCAACCTGTATGGCGCCGTGCTGTCGATCATCACCCTGGTACAGACCTTTGCCTACCGCTGGATTCCAACGGCCAAAAGCCGCGCGCTGATTTCGATCCTGGTATTGGCCGCCTGCGCGATTGCGGCCGTGTTCGCCTCGAAGGACTTCATCGGTCACTTCGTCGACATGGTGTTGGTGCTGCTGGTGGTGCTGGTGCCGTGGACGGCGATCAACCTGATCGACTTCTATGCGATCCATAAGGGCAAGTACGACATTGCCTCGATCTTCCGCGTGGATGGCGGGATTTATGGGCGCTACAACCCGCAGGCCCTGTTGGCGTATGCGGTCGGCATTGTGGTGCAGATTCCGTTCATGAACACACCGCTGTACGTAGGGCCGATTTCGGAACACATCAACGGGGCCGATTTGTCCTGGGTGGTGGGGTTGGTGGTGACGTCGCCGTTGTATTTCTGGTTGGCGAGTCGGGACAGTGCGTATAAGCGCCGGATGGACGGAGGGAAGTTGGTGGGTGGAGTTTGA
- a CDS encoding GNAT family N-acetyltransferase encodes MPALTFRNALPADAARCFDIEISAYEGDEAATLEKIATRIAQYPQGFLILEAAGEVVGFINCGCAHEVVMSDEAFKELVGHSADAPNVVIMSVVVDPAHQGKGYSKMLMTEFVQRMSRMGKQTIHLMCKEQHVPLYERMGYEYVQPSPSDHGGMAWHEMVMAL; translated from the coding sequence ATGCCCGCTCTCACCTTCCGCAACGCCCTACCCGCCGACGCCGCCCGCTGCTTTGACATCGAGATCAGCGCCTACGAGGGCGACGAAGCCGCGACCCTGGAGAAGATCGCCACGCGTATTGCCCAGTACCCGCAAGGCTTTCTGATCCTGGAGGCCGCGGGTGAAGTGGTGGGTTTCATCAATTGTGGCTGCGCCCACGAAGTGGTGATGTCGGACGAGGCGTTCAAGGAGTTGGTGGGCCACTCGGCCGACGCGCCGAATGTGGTGATCATGTCGGTGGTGGTCGACCCGGCGCATCAGGGCAAGGGCTATTCGAAAATGTTGATGACTGAGTTTGTGCAGCGCATGAGCCGCATGGGCAAGCAGACGATTCATTTGATGTGCAAGGAGCAACACGTGCCGCTGTATGAACGCATGGGCTATGAGTATGTGCAGCCGTCGCCGTCGGATCACGGTGGCATGGCGTGGCATGAAATGGTCATGGCGCTCTAG
- a CDS encoding GNAT family N-acetyltransferase: MNAAHIEISDQPNPDAERILGGGLAAFNEAITGYNDRRLLTVLIKDPETQQILGGITGKTTLGMAFLDLFHLPDSLRGTGLGSQLLQTFEDEARRRGCRNAVLYTLSFQAPGFYEKHGWVRFGELPCEPEGSSRVFLSKSL, encoded by the coding sequence ATGAACGCAGCGCATATTGAAATCAGCGACCAACCCAATCCCGACGCCGAGCGTATCCTCGGCGGCGGCTTGGCGGCGTTCAATGAAGCCATCACCGGCTATAACGATCGGCGTCTGCTGACGGTTTTGATCAAGGATCCCGAGACCCAGCAAATCCTCGGCGGCATCACTGGCAAGACCACATTGGGCATGGCCTTTCTCGACCTGTTCCACTTGCCCGACTCGCTGCGTGGCACGGGACTGGGCAGCCAGTTACTGCAAACATTCGAAGATGAGGCGCGGCGACGGGGCTGTCGCAACGCGGTGCTGTACACCCTGAGTTTCCAGGCGCCGGGGTTTTACGAGAAGCATGGCTGGGTACGTTTTGGCGAGCTACCGTGCGAGCCTGAGGGCAGCAGCCGGGTGTTTCTGTCTAAATCGCTGTGA
- a CDS encoding GNAT family N-acetyltransferase has product MSAILLRDAIPDDALCLGVLGMQVFLDTYATQGIRGSIATEVLEAFAPQVMARLIADPGISLLVAESNQHLVGFAQVKLNACHPMIEAPDVAELQRLYIQERFTGLGIGYQLLQAAEQCATLGGASLLWATVWDGNKRALGFYPRRGYGLLGSPVYTFQGESHGNRLFGKALGVTAI; this is encoded by the coding sequence ATGTCTGCCATTCTTCTTCGCGACGCCATCCCCGACGACGCCCTGTGCCTGGGCGTGCTGGGCATGCAAGTGTTCCTCGACACCTACGCGACCCAAGGCATTCGCGGCTCGATTGCCACTGAAGTGCTTGAAGCGTTTGCGCCGCAGGTCATGGCCCGGTTGATCGCCGATCCTGGTATCTCGCTGCTGGTGGCCGAGTCCAACCAGCACCTGGTCGGCTTTGCCCAGGTCAAGCTCAACGCCTGTCACCCGATGATCGAAGCGCCCGACGTCGCTGAACTGCAACGCCTGTACATCCAGGAACGTTTCACCGGCCTGGGCATCGGCTATCAGTTGCTGCAAGCGGCAGAGCAATGCGCGACGCTGGGTGGTGCTTCGCTGTTATGGGCGACGGTGTGGGACGGTAACAAGCGCGCCCTGGGGTTTTACCCTCGGCGCGGGTATGGGCTGCTGGGCTCGCCGGTGTATACCTTCCAAGGGGAGAGCCATGGGAATCGGTTGTTTGGCAAAGCCCTGGGCGTCACAGCGATTTAG
- a CDS encoding class I SAM-dependent methyltransferase, translating to MSFFSDPDAVARYAEGPVRLVPGFDGLQRMTTLLLRESVPAAGNVLVLGAGGGLELKRFADAEPGWRFVGVDPSAEMLKLAEATLGPLMDRTELHEGYIDTAPLGPFNGATCLLTLHFIPAEQRLQTLKALWQRLLPGAPLVVAHHSFPQAPEDKVRWLKRYAAFAVDSGVPAVDAERAIAAISEKLPVLSPETDEALMREAGFDGVELFYAGFSFKGWVGYKPR from the coding sequence ATGAGCTTTTTTTCCGACCCGGATGCCGTTGCCCGTTACGCCGAAGGCCCCGTGCGCCTGGTGCCGGGCTTTGATGGCCTGCAACGCATGACCACCCTGTTGTTGCGCGAAAGCGTGCCAGCCGCCGGCAATGTGCTGGTGTTGGGCGCCGGCGGCGGCCTGGAGTTGAAGCGTTTTGCGGACGCAGAACCGGGCTGGCGGTTTGTGGGGGTGGACCCTTCAGCCGAGATGCTGAAGCTGGCCGAGGCAACCTTGGGCCCGTTGATGGACCGCACCGAGTTGCATGAAGGCTATATCGACACGGCGCCGTTGGGACCTTTCAACGGCGCCACGTGCTTGCTGACCTTGCATTTCATCCCGGCCGAGCAGCGCCTGCAAACCCTCAAGGCGTTGTGGCAACGCCTGCTGCCGGGCGCGCCGCTGGTAGTGGCCCATCATAGTTTCCCGCAAGCGCCGGAGGATAAAGTCCGGTGGTTGAAGCGCTACGCGGCGTTCGCGGTGGACTCGGGCGTGCCGGCGGTGGATGCCGAGCGCGCGATTGCGGCAATCAGCGAGAAATTGCCGGTGCTGTCACCCGAGACGGATGAAGCCTTGATGAGAGAAGCCGGCTTTGACGGCGTGGAGTTGTTCTACGCTGGCTTCAGTTTCAAAGGCTGGGTGGGCTACAAGCCGCGCTAG
- a CDS encoding TPM domain-containing protein, producing MMAILRQSVLNLVALVVLGLVGTAQADISPIGVALDQRVIDLTNTLDASTTTRLKTQLADLEQRKGSQVAVLLVPTTGGVSIEDYANQLFRAWKLGRKDVNDGILLVVAKEDRKVRIEVGYGLEGTVTDLLAHRIIEEHITPAFRQGDFVGGVSQGVNDLVVLVDGGDLPAAAGTRVNPQFIAIALAFVIGAIGGVLISAGKLRWRRALIAAVVATLLLVIVGEGRDWAMFLLVMPLIMLIGGATFGALWMARSVFYGVIGLLAYILGLVVVDQRFADVNFIHWLVFPLGALVVLGLYLVLLVIMKDAWKQSRVGFIARLLAAVGVYVAAGVLLDLGRDGWLFAFPIASFAALFIFGKTSGGSGSSGGGSSSSSSSSSSSSSSSGGGGSSGGGGASGSW from the coding sequence ATGATGGCGATTCTGCGGCAGTCCGTCTTGAACCTGGTGGCGCTGGTGGTCTTGGGCCTGGTGGGCACCGCCCAGGCCGACATTTCACCGATTGGTGTCGCCCTCGACCAGCGGGTGATTGACCTCACCAACACCCTGGATGCCTCGACCACCACCCGTCTGAAAACCCAATTGGCTGACCTTGAGCAGCGCAAAGGCTCGCAAGTGGCCGTGTTGTTGGTGCCGACCACCGGCGGCGTGAGCATCGAGGACTACGCCAACCAACTGTTCCGCGCCTGGAAGCTGGGACGCAAGGACGTCAACGACGGCATCCTGCTGGTAGTGGCCAAGGAGGACCGCAAGGTGCGCATTGAGGTGGGCTATGGCCTGGAAGGCACGGTCACCGATTTGCTCGCGCACCGCATCATCGAAGAACACATCACCCCGGCCTTCCGCCAGGGTGATTTCGTCGGTGGTGTCTCCCAGGGCGTGAATGACCTGGTGGTGCTGGTGGACGGCGGTGATTTGCCTGCAGCCGCAGGCACAAGGGTCAATCCACAGTTCATTGCCATAGCGTTGGCGTTTGTCATCGGCGCCATTGGCGGCGTGCTCATCAGTGCGGGCAAACTGCGGTGGCGCCGCGCGTTGATTGCCGCGGTGGTTGCCACGTTGCTGCTCGTGATCGTGGGTGAGGGCCGCGACTGGGCGATGTTTCTGCTGGTGATGCCACTGATCATGCTGATCGGCGGCGCGACCTTCGGCGCATTGTGGATGGCGCGTTCGGTGTTTTACGGCGTGATCGGGCTGCTGGCCTACATCCTGGGCTTGGTGGTGGTTGATCAGCGCTTTGCCGACGTCAACTTCATCCACTGGCTGGTCTTTCCACTGGGCGCGCTGGTGGTGCTGGGGCTGTACCTGGTGCTGCTGGTGATCATGAAGGATGCTTGGAAGCAGAGCCGCGTGGGTTTTATCGCGCGGCTACTGGCGGCGGTGGGGGTGTATGTGGCGGCGGGGGTGTTACTGGACCTCGGCCGTGATGGCTGGCTGTTCGCGTTCCCGATTGCCTCGTTTGCGGCGCTGTTCATCTTTGGCAAGACCAGCGGCGGCTCGGGGTCTTCGGGCGGTGGCTCGAGTTCGAGCTCCAGCAGCTCCAGTTCCAGCAGCAGCTCATCCGGCGGCGGTGGCTCCAGTGGCGGTGGCGGGGCGTCCGGCAGTTGGTGA
- a CDS encoding alpha/beta fold hydrolase has translation MDLRHRNNVSVMGNGRSTLVFSHGFGCNQAMWNYLAPQFFERFRVVMYDLVGAGLSDLSAFDKAKYSALDGYARDLNEIIDAFAVGPVILVSHSVSAMIGTLADRQTSGRIAAHVMIGPSPRYIDADGYVGGFKLADIQDLLDTLDSNYLGWSSAMAPVIMGAPGQPALSEELTDSFCRTEPEIAKQFARVTFMSDNREDVIGLATPVLILQSSDDLIAPVAVGEYLHSVLPNSTYFLVDNVGHCPHMSAPQACAAAMESFLAPWTAAHAV, from the coding sequence ATGGACCTACGCCACCGTAACAATGTCAGTGTGATGGGCAACGGCCGCTCGACCCTGGTGTTTTCTCACGGCTTCGGCTGCAACCAGGCCATGTGGAACTACCTGGCACCGCAATTTTTCGAGCGCTTTCGCGTGGTGATGTATGACCTGGTGGGCGCCGGTCTGTCGGACCTCAGTGCGTTCGACAAGGCCAAATACAGTGCCTTGGACGGCTACGCCCGTGATTTGAACGAAATCATCGACGCCTTCGCGGTAGGCCCTGTGATCCTGGTGAGCCATTCGGTGAGCGCCATGATCGGCACCCTCGCCGACCGCCAGACCTCCGGCCGCATTGCCGCCCACGTCATGATCGGCCCCTCGCCGCGCTATATCGATGCCGACGGCTATGTCGGCGGCTTCAAGCTGGCGGATATCCAGGACCTGCTCGACACCCTCGACAGCAACTACCTCGGCTGGTCCAGCGCCATGGCCCCGGTGATCATGGGCGCGCCTGGGCAACCGGCGTTGAGCGAGGAACTGACGGACAGTTTCTGCCGCACCGAACCTGAGATCGCCAAGCAATTTGCGCGGGTGACGTTCATGTCGGACAACCGCGAGGACGTGATCGGCCTGGCCACTCCGGTGCTGATCCTGCAATCGAGCGACGACCTGATCGCCCCCGTGGCCGTGGGCGAATACCTGCACAGCGTGCTACCCAACAGCACCTATTTCCTGGTGGACAACGTCGGCCATTGCCCGCACATGAGCGCGCCGCAAGCGTGCGCGGCGGCGATGGAAAGCTTCCTGGCGCCGTGGACGGCCGCCCATGCCGTCTGA